A genomic region of Caenorhabditis elegans chromosome V contains the following coding sequences:
- the Y43F8C.16 gene encoding DUF281 domain-containing protein (Partially confirmed by transcript evidence): protein MTRLLLFSAIFGAAHLQLEEPGNFLLNTVPNCQLCKNMTNEFVKEPYVWIELTNSVIDGCNAVSQRCIVVDNSTNCATRAEILKFNSVNSEEPLKVFGPYEQVSVGGTITCEKVPGKDESVYWYEGQRGRFFCRNKCDSGLEQDGSATSTSTTSITTSTLSPPSTVQSTTTAKPTTTSTITPTTSADPTSTITTSTTPNPSSPSTVQSTTTAEPTSTITSTTVPESSTTSVVQSTTTAEPTSTITSTTVPESSTSLLTSTLASTTTLIPTSTMSTITLTSDRTSTITSTGSSNPPSTSTVPSTTTSTTTPKPSSPSTAEASTTPVLTSNLTSALTSTSPLLASSTERTATTATSSVSTPKHPHHGCHVPQ from the exons atgaCTCGTCTACTTTTATTCTCCGCGATTTTTGGGGCCGCACATCTTCAGCTTGAAGAACCTGGCAATTTTCTCCTAAATACTGTTCCGA attgcCAACTATGTAAGAATATGACGAATGAGTTTGTAAAAGAACCGTATGTGTGGATCGAACTGAC GAACTCTGTGATTGATGGGTGTAACGCGGTGTCTCAAAGGTGTATTGTCGTGGATAACTCAACCAATTGTGCTACTAGGGCCGAAATTCTCAAGTTCAACTCGGTCAACTCGGAAGAGCCTTTAAAAGTATTCGGACCATACGAACAAGTCAGCGTAGGAGGTACTATAACATGCGAAAAAGTTCCGGGAAAGGACGAATCCGTATACTGGTATGAAGGACA GAGAGGCCGGTTTTTCTGTCGTAATAAGTGTGACAGTGGTTTAGAACAAGACGGTTCCGCGACTTCAACCTCTACAACGTCCATCACAACTTCAACTCTATCACCCCCAAGTACAGTACAATCCACGACGACTGCAAAACCCACGA CGACAAGTACGATAACGCCGACCACATCGGCAGATCCAACAAGCACAATAACTACAAGTACAACTCCGAATCCATCTTCCCCAAGTACAGTGCAATCCACGACGACTGCAGAACCTACAAGTACAATAACTTCCACCACTGTTCCGGAGTCATCTACCACAAGTGTAGTACAATCCACGACGACTGCAGAACCTACAAGTACAATAACTTCCACCACTGTTCCGGAGTCATCAACTTCTTTGCTTACATCGACCTTGGCTTCTACTACAACTTTAATCCCTACATCAACGATGAGTACAATTACCTTGACATCAGATCGCACAAGTACAATAACATCCACTGGATCTTCAAACCCTCCATCAACAAGCACAGTACCATCCACAACAACTTCCACTACAACTCCGAAGCCGTCTTCCCCAAGTACAGCGGAAGCCAGTACAACTCCCGTACTCACATCGAACTTGACTTCGGCTTTGACTTCCACCTCACCGCTCCTGGCGTCTTCAACTGAACGCACCGCGACTACGGCGACTTCTTCCGTCTCGACTCCAAAGCATCCACATCATGGATGCCACGTTCCtcaataa
- the Y43F8C.17 gene encoding DUF281 domain-containing protein (Partially confirmed by transcript evidence), whose translation MTGFSRTVFLFLVAIVGVAYLQELIGGGGDEEPDTPKKGAVFYNGFNYVPLPELQGDQPRCSQCPLESNTFTENGTIGSKYIDVGPDANGCRVMHHYCVMVGGNPNCEVTAAIQSGEGELEKFIYSSNISDGGNATCVYNAIKNEARFMYKNDIAYFHCLGGCRSGGGGTRSNHNNGSDHDYCNLYHYS comes from the exons ATGACTGGGTTTTCTAGAACTGTCTTCTTATTCCTGGTGGCAATTGTTGGTGTGGCGTACCTTCAGGAATTGATTGGAGGAGGTGGAGATGAGGAGCCGGATACACCAAAGAAGGGAGCAGTTTTCTATAACGGTTTCAATTACGTCCCACTGCCCGAGCTGCAAGGAGATC AACCAAGATGCAGCCAGTGCCCGCTTGAGAGCAATACATTTACGGAGAACGGTACAATTGGCTCAAAATATAT AGATGTTGGACCTGATGCAAACGGTTGTCGTGTAATGCATCACTACTGTGTTATGGTGGGCGGCAACCCGAACTGTGAAGTAACGGCGGCAATTCAAAGTGGTGAAGGCGAACTCGAGAAGTTCATCTATAGTAGTAATATAAGTGACGGCGGGAACGCTACGTGCGTATATAATGCCATCAAGAACGAGGCTCGATTCATGTACAAAAACGA CATTGCATACTTCCACTGCTTGGGCGGTTGTAGAAGTGGAGGTGGTGGCACCAGATCCAACCACAACAACGGTTCTGACCACGACTACTGTAACCTCTACCACTACTCCTGA
- the Y116F11A.6 gene encoding CARD domain-containing protein (Confirmed by transcript evidence), which yields MTTVSCSPSLADIRALQADNLDRLRDSLQQINIRDVVPLLVARNVLRSYEMGALYEKGSGEQVDALIDLLKTKNHWVGPLTDALIRNGKAPIATILLELQTGK from the exons atgacaaCCGTAAGCTGCTCGCCAAGCCTCGCCGACATTCGGGCCCTCCAGGCCGACAATTTGGACCGTCTTCGTGACTCCCTTCAACAGATTAACATTCGCGATGTGGTTCCGCTGCTGGTCGCCCGGAATGTGCTCAGATCCTATGAGATGGGAGCTCTTTACGAgaag GGCTCGGGCGAGCAAGTTGATGCTCTAATCGACCTGTTGAAGACCAAAAATCACTGGGTCGGCCCGCTAACTGATGCACTGATCAGAAATGGAAAAGCACCGATTGCCACGATTCTTCTCGAACTTCAAACTGGaaaataa
- the Y116F11A.3 gene encoding Saposin B-type domain-containing protein (Confirmed by transcript evidence) has protein sequence MKFSKLLILLLVLTPFCSAEWYNNQTDACNYCGQMVFGLLLQNDVETLISTNRLVSKYNFCPNYAPGWQLDSCVAFLDYTFSFFYRIYYAINFPIRDYICVPICGNSGENFEIIFKKRR, from the exons atgaaattttccaaacttctCATACTTTTGCTAGTTCTGACTCCATTTTGCTCTGCCGAGTGGTACAACAATCAAACCGATGCTTGCAACTACTGCGGACAAATGGTTTTCGGGTTATTGTTGCAGAATGATGTGGAGACGTTGATTAGCACGAATCGCTTGGTTTCAAAG TACAACTTCTGCCCAAACTACGCCCCCGGATGGCAATTAGACAGTTGTGTGGCATTCCTGGACTACACCTTCAGTTTCTTTTACCGCATCTACTACGCCATCAACTTCCCGATCCGTGACTACATCTGTGTTCCAATCTGTGGAAACAGTGGGGAAAACTTTGagattatattcaaaaaaagaagatga
- the Y116F11A.1 gene encoding ATP-dependent DNA helicase (Confirmed by transcript evidence) → MEGSSSVGKTEITILTHGNLHTMANDEQQQLLNKIVRDDSQDKQVLLMINGAAGTGKTFLIKLIENSMNRSVRKRVVLMTGSTGKAAKAIGGRTLHCTIGLPNEKPEDLERLKYQAFICVTTRLIIIDEITLLASWHLDATDMVLKRTPKRTDALFGGLSIILVGDLRQLNLGGWRGKKQIDTVFIKVGGYPDPISCQNVCD, encoded by the exons ATGGAGGGTTCTTCGTCTGTCGGGAAGACGGAGATCACCATATTGACCCATGGAAATCTGCACACAATGGCTAACGACGAACAACAGCAACTTCTGAACAAGATCGTTCGGGATGATTCGCAAgac AAACAAGTATTGTTAATGATAAATGGTGCAGCTGGGACagggaaaacatttttgatcaaGCTAATAGAAAACTCAATGAACAGAAGCGTAAGAAAAAGAGTAGTTTTGATGACTGGATCTACCGGGAAAGCAGCAAAAGCGATCGGAGGGCGCACACTGCATTGCACAATTGGCCTACCGAACGAAAAACCTGAAGATCTGGAAAGATTGAAATATCAGGCATTCATCTGCGTCACGACACGACTCATTATCATCGATGAAATCACACTCCTAGCGAGCTGGCACCTGGATGCGACGGACATGGTTCTCAAGAGAACGCCGAAGAGGACGGATGCGCTCTTCGGCGGGCTATCGATCATCCTCGTGGGGGATCTTCGACAGCTGAACTTGGGAGGATGGCGTGGAAAGAAGCAGATCGACACAGTCTTCATAAa AGTTGGTGGATACCCCGACCCCATTTCCTGTCAAAATGTGTGCGATTGA